The following proteins are co-located in the Oncorhynchus gorbuscha isolate QuinsamMale2020 ecotype Even-year linkage group LG22, OgorEven_v1.0, whole genome shotgun sequence genome:
- the LOC124009419 gene encoding extensin-3-like, translated as MAALALTASVRTRLLEGCDTSCSGDTMAGRTHLLLSCSTTSSVEHSPPPQLQHHLLSGTLTSSSAAAPPPQWNTHLLLSCSTTSSVEHSPPAQLQHHLLSGTLTSCSAAAPPPQRNSPPAPLQRHLPSGTLTSCSAAAPPPQWNTHLLLSCSTTSPVEHSPPAQQQHHLPSGTLTSCSAAAPPPQWNTHLLLRCSTTSPVEHSPPAQLQHHLPSGTLTSCSAAAPPPQWNTHLLLSCSTTSPVEHSPPAQQQHHLLSGTLTSCSAAAPPPQWNTHLLLSSSTTSPVEHSAPAQLQHHPPSGTLTSCYAAAPPPQWNTHLLLSCSTTSPVEHSPPAQQQHHLPSGTLTSCSAAAPPPQWNTHLLLRCRPLLCSTTSPLEHSPPAQLQHHLPSGTLTSCSAAAPPPQWNTHLLLHCSTTSPVEHSPPAQLQQHLPSGTLTSCSAAAPPPQWNTHLLLSCSTTSPVEHSPPTQLQHHLPSGTLTSCSAAAPPPQWNTHLLLSSSTTDPAGTRSI; from the exons ATGGCTGCTTTGGCACT GACTGCATCTGTGAGGACACGGCTGCTGGAGGGTTGTGACACGAGTTGCAGTGGAGACACCATGGCTGGGCGCACTCACCTCCTCCTCAGCTGCAGCACCACCTCCTCAGTGGAACACTCACCTCCTCCTCAGCTGCAGCACCACCTCCTCAGTGGAACACTCACCTCCTCCTCAGCTGCAGCACCACCTCCTCAGTGGAACACTCACCTCCTCCTCAGCTGCAGCACCACCTCCTCAGTGGAacactcacctcctgctcagcTGCAGCACCACCTCCTCAGTGGAacactcacctcctgctcagcTGCAGCACCACCTCCCCAGCGGAACTCACCTCCTGCTCCGCTGCAGCGCCACCTCCCCAGTGGAacactcacctcctgctcagcAGCAGCACCACCTCCTCAGTGGAacactcacctcctgctcagcTGCAGCACCACCTCCCCAGTGGAacactcacctcctgctcagcAGCAGCACCACCTCCCCAGTGGAacactcacctcctgctcagcTGCAGCACCACCTCCCCAGTGGAACACTCACCTCCTGCTACGCTGCAGCACCACTTCCCCAGTGGAacactcacctcctgctcagTTGCAGCACCACCTCCCCAGTGGAacactcacctcctgctcagcTGCAGCACCACCTCCCCAGTGGAacactcacctcctgctcagTTGCAGCACCACCTCCCCAGTGGAacactcacctcctgctcagcAGCAGCACCACCTCCTCAGTGGAacactcacctcctgctcagcTGCAGCACCACCTCCCCAGTGGAacactcacctcctgctcagcAGCAGCACCACCTCCCCAGTGGAACACTCAGCTCCTGCTCAGCTGCAGCACCACCCCCCCAGTGGAACACTCACCTCCTGCTACGCTGCAGCACCACCTCCCCAGTGGAacactcacctcctgctcagTTGCAGCACCACCTCCCCAGTGGAacactcacctcctgctcagcAGCAGCACCACCTCCCCAGTGGAacactcacctcctgctcagcTGCAGCACCACCTCCCCAGTGGAACACTCACCTCCTGCTACGCTgcagacccctcct cTGCAGCACCACCTCCCCATTGGAacactcacctcctgctcagcTGCAGCACCACCTCCCCAGTGGAacactcacctcctgctcagcAGCAGCACCACCTCCCCAGTGGAACACTCACctcctgctccactgcagcaccACCTCCCCAGTGGAacactcacctcctgctcagcTGCAGCAGCACCTCCCCAGCGGAACACTCACCTCCTGCTCTGCTGCAGCACCACCTCCCCAGTGGAacactcacctcctgctcagTTGCAGCACAACCTCCCCAGTGGAACACTCACCTCCTACTCAGTTGCAGCACCACCTCCCCAGTGGAACACTCACCTCGTGCTCAGCTGCAGCACCACCTCCCCAGTGGAacactcacctcctgctcagcAGCAGCACCACCGACCCCGCTGGAACACGCAGCATCTAA